From the genome of Biomphalaria glabrata chromosome 1, xgBioGlab47.1, whole genome shotgun sequence, one region includes:
- the LOC106070696 gene encoding uncharacterized protein LOC106070696 yields the protein MTYEHVSTTLDWLKLVTWLSLTMCTVSVHAEKPSQYLNQFPLTSTENVHSLADDQSPPRLQHLKTSMLDLFSPSPDLESNRALDSAPTTDGGFEKQKRVFCNSFTGCGGKFRGRRRRLKKTFGKRFLSEQLSKRPFCNMHGCSNSGKRSGEVSYGDDALIGQLKFSDDELSSLKLNRQLCNSLGGCQNVAPRVGLLERLKQLDSDQTDSLGKRFYSGGFDEDADALAENMGR from the exons ATGACTTACGAACATGTCTCCACAACTTTAGATTGGTTGAAGCTAGTCACGTGGTTATCTTTGACTATGTGCACAGTGTCCGTACACGCGGAGAAACCAAGTCAATATTTGAAC CAGTTCCCTCTGACAAGTACCGAAAACGTTCACAGTCTTGCAGACGATCAAAGCCCGCCAAGGCTACAACATCTCAAAACCTCCATGCTAGACCTTTTCTCCCCGAGCCCAGATCTGGAAAGCAACAGAGCCCTAGACAGCGCCCCAACCACAGACGGTgggtttgaaaaacaaaaaagagtcTTCTGCAACAGTTTCACTGGATGCGGAGGCAAGTTCAGGGGGCGTCGGCGAAGACTGAAAAAAACCTTCGGCAAGCGATTTCTAAGCGAGCAATTATCCAAGAGGCCGTTCTGCAACATGCATGGTTGTTCCAACAGCGGGAAGAGGTCTGGGGAAGTCTCGTATGGGGACGACGCCCTGATCGGGCAGCTGAAATTTTCAGACGACGAGCTTTCGAGTCTGAAGCTGAATAGACAGTTATGTAATAGCCTGGGCGGCTGTCAAAACGTTGCACCTAGAGTGGGCCTCTTGGAGAGACTAAAACAGTTGGACAGTGACCAGACGGACTCACTCGGCAAACGTTTCTATTCGGGAGGATTCGATGAAGATGCAGATGCTTTGGCAGAAAATATGGGCAG
- the LOC129924284 gene encoding craniofacial development protein 2-like — protein MTALDQTQLEVQCPIHGKPFNAKKPTLIGTWNVRTLNQCGKLAQLLREFDSYRLVILGICEMWWTSSGQIVNDGKPIIYSGHDKEHIVGVGIIMSKIAASALIAWKPISDSIITARLQTNQIKITTIQYYFVSEWSKPLGCQTDELEIETRWRHRRIPNLRELNQNPQSRL, from the exons ATGACGGCGTTGGATCAAACCCAACTGGAAGTCCAATGcccgatacatggcaagccCTTCAACGCAAAGAAACCGACTCTTATAGGCACATGGAATGTAAGAACCCTAAACCAATGTGGTAAACTGGCCCAgcttttaagagagtttgactcttacCGGCTGGTCATCCTTGGCATCTGCGAGATGTGGTGGACATCAAGTGGACAAATAGTTAATGATGGCAAGccaataatatattcaggacaCGATAAGGAACACATTGTTGGTGTAGGcatcatcatgtctaaaatagcagcttcagcgctaattgcttggaagccaATCAGTGACagcatcattacagctcgactccaaacaaaCCAAATCAAAATCACTACCATCCAA TATTACTTCGTGTCTGAGTGGAGTAAACCGCTTGGCTGTCAAACTGACGAGCTCGAGATTGAAACTCGATGGAGACACAGACGAATACCCAATCTTAGAGAATTGAACCAGAACCCACAGAGCAGGCTTTAG